In Haliotis asinina isolate JCU_RB_2024 chromosome 11, JCU_Hal_asi_v2, whole genome shotgun sequence, the genomic stretch TGATGACTTCTCGGTCGTAGTTTAATTTTTCTGCTAATTCTGTCATTTCAGCACCTGAAATTGGAGAACATAAaattaacaacaacaaatagAATGATGGTAGTATTGCGTAGCTTTTTCATCCTGAATCGTAACTGCCATTAACAAACTGATCTGTTATTCAAATTAAACAAGATAAAATTTGGATGTTGTTTATGGACTGGTCATTTATATGAGGAAGAAGTGGGGTATGAGGCATGAAAAATGGGGTGGGGCAGAGAGGGGTGTTGGAGATGGACAGGGAGACAAAGGTGCATCCTAAAAACATTCACAAAAAATAACAGAGGGAAACGAAAATAGAAAAATTTAACACAGCCACAgcacaggtgagtgagtgagtgagtaagcgagCAAGTGATGTTTCATGAtactttagtaatattccagcaatatcacagcagagaacaccagaaatgtgctttgcatattgtaccaatgtgaggaatcaaacccaggtctacAACGCGACaactgaacactttaaccactaagctatccaACTGCCTCACAAAGTGCACGGACAAAAGCCATAATTACATATGCTAGAGGGAATTCTAACAGAAGAAATGGGGAAAAGAGCAACTACAACAGTGTACCCCTCTGTCCACACATCCACATTTACTCACCAGAGGGATGGGTGTTCCTCTCAAAATACTGGTTTAATATTTCCAAAGCCTGGGGCGTAAACGATGTACGTCTCTTGCGCTTTTTTGAGGGTTCGCTGCCGATGAACTCGGTGAGATTCTGAACACCGTTCTTATACCGCTCTTCCGCTTCCAGCATCCATCTCTCTAACACAGGCTTGATTTTCTGGGCGCTCTTCGGTGTGATGTCCAGTTTTTCAAACCTAGGACAACAAAGAGGAAGTGGAAACACCCTTGTCAGGTACTGTACATTTTACAGTCATAAATCTGAAGTGGAATCGTGactttacaaacattttcaCATGCACACCTACATCATCATTTCAGGGTCGTAACAAACACACTGAGCTAAATGTGTTAATTTCTGGCAGTCGAATTTGTATTTTGAGGAACATAACTTTCAGATTCACCTTATGAAGTAAGAATAAACTTTGAGAGTAATGACCAAGATATCTTGATTTTCCTAAAAGTAcaaaagttgacatccataagcATTTGCCTTTATGTGTGTCTCTTCTTAAGTCTCGTAACACAGTAAGGTTTTAAAAtgttaataaaaatacaaatcagtGCTATACAAATGACACAGATAAAAAATGTCCCCTATTTTCACAACATATTATTTAAAATGCTGAATAAATATGTTATGAGCAAAGAAGCAAGAATTATCAAATGTTCAACACCATCCACTGTGGCATCTTGgggattacctccctttacaacAAAGCTGTGACACAACAGAACCAGCCAACATGTCTCAAGGAGGGAGGGGTCTTACCGACAAATAGCTGACTGACTGTAAGCTGGCCCTTCGGTGGCACTGAGGGCTTGTCCCACCTGTGTCTGGGTCAGTCCTAACGACAATCGACGGATCTTGAACTGTCGTGCAAACTCCTTAATCTCATCCAAATTGATTCCATCTACAGTTGTGCTCTCGGTTGAGTTGCCCACTGTGTCTGGAAAGGATACTGCTGGCTATATTGACAGCGACAATATTCACCACCGAACTGGAAGTCACTAACTGCCGATAGTACAGAGAGAGTAGAAAATTGTTCGTAATGACAGAGGTTCACCTGCACAATGGCTGACAACAGACCTCAGACAGACGCTGGTAagtgtagcttagtggttaaagcattaactCAACATGTGATgtaaatttctggtgtcccctgccatgatattggtggaatattgctaaaagcagcataaaaccatactcactcactcacacacagcgAGTCTCCCATACACAACATGTCTCCCATACACAAGAAGTCTCCCATACACAACAAGTCTCCCATACACAACAAGTACAGAAGTGAGCACAGCTGACATGTTCCCACTTTCTACTCTGGGACATGGAAATGGCAGAtattcatatacataatgtgacagttaGTAAGTCTCGtcttacgccactttcagcaatatcctaacaatatcatggtgggggacaccaggagtgggcttcacacattgtacccatgtggggaatcaaacccagatctttggaGTGACGAGCAAAtcctttcaccactaggctacccaaccatctCCAATAATGTGACAAGGATCAGCAGCTCACTAGACTTTCTCCTTGACTTCACCAAACTTTACATACATGTCTGATGAATGTTTAGCCACCTACTAATTGCACTGGTCATTatggaaatatatattgttttacactttgtaacatttcatGGAAACAAGAGAAAACTAAATTCTGATAACCTTTAAGAAAATATAAAGCACATCTGCTGGTCATGATTAACTTAAAAAGTTTGGTGAATCTAGCATGTGTAGTTTCAGCCATAAGCCTTGGACAAGATGGCCACTTTTTGCATTCATtcatgtctccatggaaacagcaaacACTGAACTTCTGATAAACTTTAAAATAGCACAAGACACATCCATGGATAATGATTAACTTGTGTGTAAAGTGTGGGGATCCTAGCATGTGAACTTTAAGAGATATGCTCAGGACAAAGTCTCAAGACAGAAAGATGGAAGTACTGAATGAACACTATATGAGTGTCTCATACACTCAGGGTGTCTCACACAATGGGTGTCTCATACACATGCATTGTCTCATACACACTAGGAGTCTCTTACACAGCAGGCATCTCGTACACACTGGGTCTCTCACAGAAAGTATTTCACACACACTGGGTCTCTCATACACACTGGGTGTCTCACAGCAAGTATCTCACACACACTGGGTCTCTCATACACACTGGGTGTCTCACAGCAAGTATCTCACACACACTGGGTCTCTCATACACACTGGGTGTCTCACAGCAAGTATCTCACACACACTGGGTCTCTCACACACTCTGGGTGTCTCACAGCAAGTATCTCACACACACTGGGTCTCTCATACACTCTGGGTGTCTCACAGCAAGTATCTCACACACACTGGGTCTCTCATACACTCTGGGTGTCTCACAGCAAGTATCTCACACACACTGGGTCTCTCATACACACTGGGTGTCTCATATGCAGCAAGTGTCTCATACATTCTGCGTGTCTATACACACTGGGTGTCTCATACACAGAAAGTATTTCATACACACTGGGTGCCTCACACACAGCAAGCGTCTGATACACATGGTGTCTTTCATACaccaaatatttcatacacACTTGGTCTCTCACCTACAACACTAAACACACAAGCAGAGTTGTCTCTCCTGTGCCAATCACAACCCCAGTCCCCATTACATTGCTTGCTTGTACCAACAATTAAGGGTTTGCCCTTGATGGGAAACTGTACTTCAATTCaaagtgaaaaagaaaaaacaatgacaatgttGCATGTGAGAAAAGGGTCTTGAGTTCACCTTTCAGCTGAATGCTTCCCAGCTTTCACTCACTGAtaaaggagtaagaatatactctgACACATTGTGTTCCTCTTGTTAAAAATGTTTCACCCAATatgcttctaaatgccattcaaagagtTCATCTTtcagtttaaagaaatatttttaaaaatttaatgttttttgAATATTCCCCATCTATTTTCCCATTTATTTAAGGGCCACAGAAACCATCATTCTCTTCTCACAGAGGTtacctgtcatatcttccttaTAACCAATCTTCTTATTTCACAATTCTCATAAAATCCACAAATGGCAATAAATCGCAATATGAATCATCTCATTTCTTTCTATCCAAACAGAATATGTGTTACATCAACTTAGATCCAGCTTGACCAACACAAGCAAATGTGGGGCCACAAATATGTCGGGGCCTTGTGTTGAGGTGACATATTTAATGGCTAGCTTGTCTGTTCACAATTACATCACTgggttctgtctagaagaaataGTTGCACATCATGCTCGGGAAGAGGTCTTAGTTTTTCTGAAGCATATGGAAATCATCGAGGCCTTACAAATGATCttttgaaacactcacacgatGAAAAGGCTATttataggaagatatgacaagtaacctgtGTGCGAAGAGAATGAGAAACTGCAAACCAAACAGTAAAACAGTCTTCCATCTATCACGGATCCTGGCCATGACTTACCTGGTATGAGCTCACTAATACTGGTGGGAAGTCCATTTGAGGTCAGAACGGTCTTAGGGGATGAGAGGGTCAAGGGCAGAGACACGGTGCTCTTCTCTTGAAAACAGGTGCAGAAAAAATAGCCAAACTCAATATTAACTGAGGCAGAACTACAGTAACGTACAATGAGCAGCCAACAGTCAGATACAGCAGGAGCTTTATGTCTACGCCTGTTGCAGTAATCCACTACATCGTATACACATACTGCAACACCAAGAAATCAATAGAAAACTACAAGCAGTACGTAGCACAAAATGTGTAGGAGCTTCAGCCTAGCGATTCTGTTCCATATCAATTTCATGGGTTGGTATTTTTaaaattcttttttaaaaaacacatttcaaatgtTTCTAAATCTAATTTCTCGAAAATAAGACATACAATGCATACAAACTAGGTGGACTAATATTGCCAATATGAGTGAGTTGATTAAGTGGTATAATTTTCATGTAATTGTGCATTTTTGCAATTCTCAATGCAGACTGGTCAGCTGTAATGATATGCCATAAGaatctttcaaacagtaaagtatGTCATCATCTGTTGTAAATAAACTGACATGCTCAAACTCAAACATTATTTCATCTGAAGCCAACTACTATTTTGTTCCTATGTAGTGTGGACATTACAAGCATCTTCTTCATTTTGTGTCTCAAAATGACAATCTCAACAAGATAATACTTAAAATATATACCCCCAAATGACTGTCCTGtgccttgtgaatgaatgatgttCCAGGCCAAAATTAATCATTTAAAATTCTTTCTTGCAGGTTATTCTCTGATTACACAAGTTACACacttaataaaacatttatttgtcaTGTTGATGACATGTCTCTCTTTCCAAttaatatcttgaaatttaCTGCAACTTATATATAAGCCTGTATTTTATTGGtaactgacaaaacaaacatgagAGAGAATACATGAACAAAACGAAACTCAACACGTGCTGGAACAGAAGTAAGTGCGACACTTAAATAGGCACCATCAGAGCTGTCACAAACAGTATGGAAAGCATGGGACGAGGTATCATAGCAACATTTTGGCCCACAGGAAAATTAGCTACCTTTAAAAATTGTCTGAAATGTTCATTTGACAGCTGTTTCTTAAATCCAAACTGATTTTCTGCATGTGCTAATGGTTTTGATAGAATGTCTAAAAACTTTACCAAAATTCACCCTTTTCATGTACTCCTATGTTCCATGGTACAAAGTGTtcatagcactaaggtgactgactgcaactccCATAACTTAACATAGTCTTAAGGTAGTCTGAGccttaaggttgttttgtacaacggcTTCCTGTACATGATCACTGCCTTAGGTCAAAACAAGGCCAAACCATATAAGCATTCTTCTCATTCAAAAAACATGTTACGTACATTTATAAAGACTTAagcatttctgaaatattgaacatttaatATTTCCAGTGGTCCAAAAGTCCTTATTGAATCTCATCCTTCGTATCAAAGTTTTTCTTTGGCAACTTACTTGGTAGCAATTGACTAACGGAGGGGGGAAGTCCATTCGAGGTAGCTGCCGGGTTGGCGGTAAGTGCTGTGGGTCGCGTGGGGCTGTGCTGAGCCACAACGGTGTGTGACGTCGACCCACCCACTGCTTGTGTAAGCGTCTGTTGTAATGACGGGGAAGTAGAGATGCTGTGATTGGCTGAATGACCTGCAGCGCCAGCAGTAGATTGGTTGGAGGAAGCTGAAGAATTATTTACTTGAGCGACAGAGACCGGTGTCAGCACCTACATTGAGGAAAGTTCCAGGTTAGTAAAAGAAGCTATATCTACATCAGTCAAAGAATCTATATCTACTTGAGTCAAAGAATCCATACCTACATCAGTCTAAGAATCTATATCTACTTGAGTCAAAGAATCTATATCTACTTGAGTCAAAGAATCCATACCTACACCAGTCAAAGAATCTATATCGACTTGAGTCAAAGAATCTATAGCTACTTGAGTCAAAGAATCCATACCTACACCAGTCAAAGAATCTATATCGACTTGAGTCAAAGAATCTATATCTACTTGAGTCAAAGAATCCATAACTACATCAGTCAAGGAATCCATATCTCCTTGAGTCAAAGAATCTATATCTAAAGAAGTAAAAGAGTTAAAGAATCTTGGAAATGTTGTCATAAGTAATTTGAAACTGGAAATCTGTTTCTTAATATTACTTTTCTCAACTCAATGTCTAATTTGACATTTGATACTTGGATTTGTAAAATGGATACGATACACagtacataaaaatatttaccaCGGCATCTTGGCCATGTTTAGGTGTGTCTCTACATTTAATATCAATCATATTTGAATAGTTACAAACTGTATAATCACCTGATTATCGAACTTGAATTTTCCATCTAATGATAATCCTCGGATtgcattctgaaaaaaaaaatagaatgaAGAAGTCTAGGAAATGAGCAAAGGTTTTCCTGAACCAGAGGTCTATTCAAATTCTGCCTGATTAAAGGAGACATCACTATACTAGGAAAGACAACTCTATCCAGGAAAAGACATCTCAGCATAAACGTTATAATTTTAACTGCCCCACCAACAGTAGTATCCCCTCAACAAtactgttaccatggcaacacctAACTATCATTAGTATCCCCTCAAAAATGTTGTAAATACTGAAATGCCCTACCACCAATAATCCCAAAATAATGTTGTAACTATGGCAACACCCAATTACCACCTCAAAAATGTTGTAACTGCCGATCCCAGAACAATGTGGTAGCCATGGCAACACCCAACTACCTCCCCAAAACGTTTGTAACTATTGTAACACCCTACCACCACCAATATCCCCACaacctgtaaccatggtaacaccaACAAGCTCCACCTACCTGTGTGCCAAGTGCTAGTAGCTGACCCTGTGCTCCTGTGGACAAAAGTTGCGGCAACGCTGCTGCCAGCTGACTCGACACTGCgtgactactactactgctgctaccatGGTGACTAGCAGGACTGGACACACTGCCTGCTGAAACAACAATATCACCATTGACTGACGGCTTCCAGGCGACAAATCTCATGATATGACTACTGCCTTAGGAATATACTAACATAATTACATGAATGAAACATCACAGATGAGTAAttactggaccagacaaaccggtGGGCTTCATAATAAGACTTAGTTTGGTTCCacaccgctgttagcaatattacagcaacatcacagcaaggaacgccagaaatgggcttcacacattgtacctagtgtttgcaatactttactTTACCAGTGGCCATCTGGGCCTGCTGCTACCTGCCAgccttaaaatctacaggcGCTGATTGAAATCTGTGATTCCATTTTCTTCAAGTAAAACCAATTAAAATAAATTTAGAGTGTATTGTACAAAGTTTCACAAACTCAAGAAACAACTATGACCCACAGAAACTTAACATGAAGGATTGTGAATGATTCCCGAACAttaataaagaaaaaataaagGTGAAACATACTTGActgataatttactgaaggtcaTAAGgacctgcacatatttgaaactgctggcCCCATACAACAACCAGTGCTGGGCCTCCGGGCTGgcagttatttggaatgttgaTTGTACCCACTCACTTACAAACATATGACCTTGTCTAACCTGGATATTCGCAATGGCCATGACATGCAGTTTTAAAAAATTGGGGCATGAAGTTATCACTTCACAAATGTGAACTGAATATTTATTCAACAAGATAAAGGCAATTTTTCAGAATTCCTTCCAcgagaaacatcagttttgacTTGTATTGTTCATAGACAAAAAGCATGTAAGAAAACACTACGAACTCTTCCACCACATTGGAACAACATATGAAACCTTATCAAGTCATGCCTCACAGCATTTCAGTCATCATAAATTCCCTTCAGCTGAGCCAGCTGTGACAATATCAAG encodes the following:
- the LOC137255836 gene encoding POU domain, class 6, transcription factor 1-like isoform X3 is translated as MDTDSNDGTVTESLNGETKPDPTKLAHSAIIKQDVMLSATTTQSPLAPVSSVFTMPSVSLPNASGGTLGLSDHLFMSVPSIADTSTTSSVTDAKSEANGAIHSLSSQTQLLGQPQVAAPQFFLASQAAAQAAAVQGQAAAASAAASSLGVQQLLIPVSTGNGTQQFISIPVSLATGGNQQIQLLTTSNGQIIATNLASLQALAQPLNLGLAGVTAGSVSSPASHHGSSSSSSHAVSSQLAAALPQLLSTGAQGQLLALGTQNAIRGLSLDGKFKFDNQVLTPVSVAQVNNSSASSNQSTAGAAGHSANHSISTSPSLQQTLTQAVGGSTSHTVVAQHSPTRPTALTANPAATSNGLPPSVSQLLPNTVGNSTESTTVDGINLDEIKEFARQFKIRRLSLGLTQTQVGQALSATEGPAYSQSAICRFEKLDITPKSAQKIKPVLERWMLEAEERYKNGVQNLTEFIGSEPSKKRKRRTSFTPQALEILNQYFERNTHPSGAEMTELAEKLNYDREVIRVWFCNKRQALKNTIKKLKQEAP
- the LOC137255836 gene encoding POU domain, class 6, transcription factor 2-like isoform X2 — encoded protein: MDTDSNDGTVTESLNGETKPDPTKLAHSAIIKQDVMLSATTTQSPLAPVSSVFTMPSVSLPNASGGTLGLSDHLFMSVPSIADTSTTSSVTDAKSEANGAIHSLSSQTQLLGQPQVAAPQFFLASQAAAQAAAVQGQAAAASAAASSLGVQQLLIPVSTGNGTQQFISIPVSLATGGNQQIQLLTTSNGQIIATNLASLQALAQPLNLGLAGVTGSVSSPASHHGSSSSSSHAVSSQLAAALPQLLSTGAQGQLLALGTQNAIRGLSLDGKFKFDNQVLTPVSVAQVNNSSASSNQSTAGAAGHSANHSISTSPSLQQTLTQAVGGSTSHTVVAQHSPTRPTALTANPAATSNGLPPSVSQLLPKKSTVSLPLTLSSPKTVLTSNGLPTSISELIPDTVGNSTESTTVDGINLDEIKEFARQFKIRRLSLGLTQTQVGQALSATEGPAYSQSAICRFEKLDITPKSAQKIKPVLERWMLEAEERYKNGVQNLTEFIGSEPSKKRKRRTSFTPQALEILNQYFERNTHPSGAEMTELAEKLNYDREVIRVWFCNKRQALKNTIKKLKQEAP
- the LOC137255836 gene encoding POU domain, class 6, transcription factor 2-like isoform X4 — translated: MLSATTTQSPLAPVSSVFTMPSVSLPNASGGTLGLSDHLFMSVPSIADTSTTSSVTDAKSEANGAIHSLSSQTQLLGQPQVAAPQFFLASQAAAQAAAVQGQAAAASAAASSLGVQQLLIPVSTGNGTQQFISIPVSLATGGNQQIQLLTTSNGQIIATNLASLQALAQPLNLGLAGVTAGSVSSPASHHGSSSSSSHAVSSQLAAALPQLLSTGAQGQLLALGTQNAIRGLSLDGKFKFDNQVLTPVSVAQVNNSSASSNQSTAGAAGHSANHSISTSPSLQQTLTQAVGGSTSHTVVAQHSPTRPTALTANPAATSNGLPPSVSQLLPKKSTVSLPLTLSSPKTVLTSNGLPTSISELIPDTVGNSTESTTVDGINLDEIKEFARQFKIRRLSLGLTQTQVGQALSATEGPAYSQSAICRFEKLDITPKSAQKIKPVLERWMLEAEERYKNGVQNLTEFIGSEPSKKRKRRTSFTPQALEILNQYFERNTHPSGAEMTELAEKLNYDREVIRVWFCNKRQALKNTIKKLKQEAP
- the LOC137255836 gene encoding POU domain, class 6, transcription factor 2-like isoform X1; the protein is MDTDSNDGTVTESLNGETKPDPTKLAHSAIIKQDVMLSATTTQSPLAPVSSVFTMPSVSLPNASGGTLGLSDHLFMSVPSIADTSTTSSVTDAKSEANGAIHSLSSQTQLLGQPQVAAPQFFLASQAAAQAAAVQGQAAAASAAASSLGVQQLLIPVSTGNGTQQFISIPVSLATGGNQQIQLLTTSNGQIIATNLASLQALAQPLNLGLAGVTAGSVSSPASHHGSSSSSSHAVSSQLAAALPQLLSTGAQGQLLALGTQNAIRGLSLDGKFKFDNQVLTPVSVAQVNNSSASSNQSTAGAAGHSANHSISTSPSLQQTLTQAVGGSTSHTVVAQHSPTRPTALTANPAATSNGLPPSVSQLLPKKSTVSLPLTLSSPKTVLTSNGLPTSISELIPDTVGNSTESTTVDGINLDEIKEFARQFKIRRLSLGLTQTQVGQALSATEGPAYSQSAICRFEKLDITPKSAQKIKPVLERWMLEAEERYKNGVQNLTEFIGSEPSKKRKRRTSFTPQALEILNQYFERNTHPSGAEMTELAEKLNYDREVIRVWFCNKRQALKNTIKKLKQEAP